The genomic interval TTTCTTCGGCTAAGCTAAGAAAGGCTAGAGAAAGGCTAGAAAAAACCAGACCCTATTTTACTACAATTGGTAGAACAGTTGAAGAAATCATCTCCTCCACTAAAGGGATACAGCATGAGTTTTTAAAGCCCCGTGATGTTAAAAAGACGGGTTATATTGTCATTACTGCCGATAGAGGATTGTGTGGTGGCTATAATACCAATGTCATAAAGGCTGCCGTCAATCATATGGAAGAAAAGGAAAGGGTTTCCGTAATAGCCATAGGTCAAAAAGGCAGGGATTTCTTTAGAAAGAGACAGTATGACTTGGATGGGGAGTTCACCCATATTTCTGAAGATCCTTCCTTCACAGAAGCCCAAAGTGTAGGAAAGCTATCCATTGAGCTTTACAAACAACAATTGGTGGATGAAGTGTACTTAGTGTATACGGAGTTTGTCAGCACCATTAACCAAAAGCCTAGGCTGGTAAAGCTATTGCCTATAGAGGCAACAGCTGAAGAAGGGGAAACCAAGACGGTATCAGAGGACGAGGAATTCATGTCCTATGAGCCTTCCCCAGAGGCGGTGTTGAACTTCTTGATACCTAAGTATATTGATAGCATGATTTATGGAGCCCTTATTGAATCCTCCACCAGTGAGCAGGGGGCTAGAAGGGTTGCTATGGAAAGTGCTACTGATAATGCTACTGAGATGATTGATAAATTACAATTAAAATACAATCGTGCCCGTCAGGCTGCCATCACCCAAGAAATTGCAGAAATCGTTGGTGGTGCAGAGGCGCTGAAGTAAAAGACAATGAAAAATGAAAAATGAAAACCGATTCAAAAATGAAAGCTACTGCTAATAAAATAGTTGGCAGTATGATGCTTTGGGGTTTCAATTTTACATTTTCAATTTTTAATTTTTAATTCCGCTATAGGCGGCAGAGGAGGTAATGTAATGCCTGAAGGAAATGTAGGTAAATTGGTGCAAATCATTGGACCAGTTGTAGATATAAGATTCAGCAGTGAAAACCTACCAGCCCTTTTGAGTGCCATCGTCATAGAAGGCCCTAGACACAGGGTGACGGTGGAGGTGGCCCAGCATATCGGAGATGATACGGTAAGATGTGTTGCCATGAACTCTACAGATGGGTTAATGAGGGGTATGGAGGCTAAAGATACAGGAGCCCCCATCACCGTTCCGGTGGGAAAAGCTACATTAGGTAGAATATTTAACGTACTAGGTGAAGTGGTGGATGAGAAGGAGGAAGTAACCTCTGAATTCCATGCACCTATCCATCGTCAAGCTCCAAGCTTTGAAGATCAGGAGACGGGAACAGAAATTCTAGAAACTGGTATCAAGGTTGTTGACTTGATTGCCCCCTATTCAAAGGGTGGAAAAATCGGTCTCTTCGGAGGTGCTGGGGTTGGTAAGACAGTATTAATTATGGAGCTTATCAACAATATCGCTAAAGAGCATGGTGGACTTTCAGTATTTGCAGGGGTTGGAGAGAGAACAAGGGAAGGTAATGACCTTTATCATGAAATGATAGAATCCGGTGTTATTGATAAGACAACCCTAGTATATGGCCAGATGAATGAGCCTCCTGGAGCTAGGATGAGGGTTGGTTTAACAGGACTTACCATGGCGGAATATTTCAGGGATCAAGAGGGACAGGACGTACTTCTATTTATTGATAACATCTTCCGATTTACTCAAGCAGGAAGTGAGGTTTCAGCCCTTCTAGGCCGTATGCCAAGTGCCGTTGGTTATCAGCCAACGCTGGCGACAGAGATGGGTGCCCTACAGGAGAGAATTACTTCTACCAAGAAGGGTTCTATTACTTCTGTACAGGCGGTATATGTACCTGCCGATGACTTAACAGACCCTGCTCCAGCTACAACCTTTGCCCACTTAGATGCTACAACTGTACTTTCAAGACAAATTGCCGAGCTAGGTATTTATCCAGCGGTGGATCCATTGGACTCCAACTCAAGGATTCTTGATCCAGTAGTGGTGGGGGAAGAGCACTATGAAGTAGCCCGGGGTGTTCAAGAGGTATTACAAAGATATAAGGAATTACAGGATATCATTGCTATTCTTGGTATGGACGAACTTTCTGATGAAGATAAATTAATTGTTTCTAGAGCTAGAAAAATTCAACGTTTCTTATCTCAGCCCTTCCATGTTGCTGAACAGTTTACGGGGATGGCAGGAAAGTATGTACCATTAAAGGAAACGATCCGAGGCTTTAAGGAAATATTAGATGGAAAGCATGATGATTTACCGGAATCAGCCTTCCTATTTGTAGGTACTATAGAAGAAGCAAGAGAGAAAGCTAAAACCAGTGAATAAGGGAAGTAGGTGATAAAATGGCTTCCAAATTTCATCTAGAAATCGTAACCCCCGATAGGATGTTTTACGATGATGAAGTAGAAATGGCGGTAGTACGAACCACTGAAGGGGACGTAGGAATATTGGATGAACATATTTCTATGGTAGCACCTTTAAAAATTGGTAAAATTAAAATCAAAAAGGATGGTAGCCTTAAGGAGGCTGCTATTGCTGGGGGATTTGTAAAGGTAGTTCAAGGTGCAACCACCATTATTGCTGATGCTGCTGAATGGCCGGAGGAGATCGATATCCAAAGGGCAGAGGAGGCAAAGCAAAGGGCTGAAAAGCGTTTGGTGGCTGATGGATCAGGAATCGACACAATAAGGGCAGAAATAGCCTTAAAAAAAGCTATCAATAGGCTAGAGGTTTCTGAAATTAGAAAAAGATAAGTGAAATAAGACATAAAAAAAGCAAGGGGGGTGATTATACTTCCCTTGCTTTTTAATAAACAATAATATCAAAAACTGATTCTTCTTCTACGGTATCCTCCAATGTAATATACATTTTGATAGGTAGACTGACAATCATCTGATAGGACTCTCGAATCCATCCCATATCAGCATGGATAGATAGGGGAGAAATTTCATCGGGGAGTCTATGGAGTCTTACATAGCCATCCTTGATTTCCAGCTTTCCTGTGTATTCAACATTATTTACTGTAAAGGGAAATTCAATAAACTGAGATTCCTCCCCTTCAATCATAGGAAAGCGATGGATAACTTCACCGTCTAAATTCACAACAATTTCCTTACCATTCCCTTCTGTTGCTAGGAGTTTCGGTACGGCAAAAACAGAAGTAATGCTTAAAAGAAGTATAACGATAATCAATCCTATATCTGCTTTAGTTATAATTTTCATAAAAGATAACCTCCATTCAAGGGGTTGATACTTTGAATTTCCAAACTATATTATATACTATTTGTGGATAGTTGACAAATCTAATAAAAACCAAAAAAAGTAATGAATAGTGGAAAAGCAAAAGAGAATGAATAATGAATAATGGAAAAACAAATAATGAAAGGTAAAAGGTTTTGGTTTTCATTATTCATTATTAATTATTCACTATTCATTAAAAAAGGGTGGTATACATATGTCAAAAAAAAATGAACTAGAAAGAACGATAGAATTTGCCTTGAAGGGAACGCCCCAAATTAAACCTGAAGAAAAAAAGAAGTGGTTAGGGGAGTTTAGGGAACGGATTATTTTAGGTTTAACGATGGAGGATGCTAGAAAACCAGAAGCTCTTTCTGCAGTTAGAAAAGGTCTCCAAGATCCTATGGGGGAAATGCTGATCGTTAATAACAATATTCCTATGGACATTATGATAAATTATATGAAACTGGCAAAGGAAATGGACAAAGAATATAAGTCTATAGCCACCAATGAAAAAGAGGCCATGGGGGTGGTGGTGGCTAGTCGCAGTGCAGTAGAACGAGAAGATGTAATCTTTGAGATTAAAGAATTACCAGAAAAGTTTAAACATATAAAGCATAAGGAACTTTGCAGTGATTGCTATACAGAGCTACAGCAATTAGAGCCTGAAGCCATAAAGGGATTTAAAAAGCTATCTTTTCTAGATAAAATGATGGGTTTATACTGCGGTGCCTGTAGAAGGGATGAGGATGGGGGACCCCTCATGTAGAAAGACTTTGTCTTTCTACATGAGAAATTAAAAATTAAAAATTAAAAATTAAAGTTAAAAGCTAAAAAATTAGGCTAAATACAAATTTTTTAGCTTTTTAGATTTTAAATTGGTTTAGATTTTACATTTTAAATTTTATATTTTATGTTTCTCAAGTATAGCTCCTTTTCTTCCTGTCAATACTTCAACTACAAAGGGAAGAGATTAAAATGTAGTAAGGATGTTTTTCGTCCCCCTTTAACATCATACTTACAGGTTTAATCTCTTCTCTTTTTTATCCATATTTATTGAAGGAAGATGTGGAAAGGAGTTATAAAGATGAAAAAAATATGCAACATAGGACTTACTATTTTATTGTTTTTAAGCTTTTTTTATATAGCATCCGCCATCACAAGTAGCAGTAATGAAACCACTATAGATAGCCCAATAGAATTTATTTTTGCAAAAAGTGGAGCAGATATATTAGAAAGTAATATCAATACGACACTGGAAGTCCCCAATACATTATGGACAGAGGAAGAAGTATATAAAATTAAAGAAGAAATAAAAAAACAATTGGGATTAGATAATATAAAGGAAGTAAGACTAGAGGATGAGGATCAGCTATTTTATAATAATGGGGCTACAGAAAAGGATGAAAATATCCTTTTTATCCATGAATTTTCAGATTGTTATATGAAGCAAATAATAGCAACAAACACCGATAAAAATGGAGATACCATTACATTTAAAGTATATTCAGCAGAAATTCAAGAAGAAAAAACCTCGTATATTATTATTGACATCATACAGAATAAAAGGTATAAAGAGATAGTGGAGAAGAGTAATCAAAATCAGTTAATACTAGGTAGATATGGAAAAAATATAGAAACAACCATTAATCTAGTGGGGACCTACGATAAAAAAATGTCGTGGGAAGAAAGCAAAGAAAAAATAGATCAATTGATTGATTCCGTAAAAGGAAGAAAAGTAGAAGAAGTTGGCCAGGAATTATATATAAGTACTACTGCATATACACCAATTATTCCAGAAGCTATCCACTACGGAAATAACAAAGTGAACCTTCACTTGGCGATGCGCTATAACCACTATGAAGGAAAGACTTATCTATACATTGCCAACCCTTTGATTACCCTGACCTACTAACCAAATTGTATTTTGGCATCTATGGAAAGTGAGGCGTAGATATTGGCAAAAATAGTTGTTGAAAAAAGTCAACCATTAAAGGGTACTGTTCGGGTAAGTGGTGCAAAAAACTCTGTATTACCTATTTTAGCAGCAACTCTGTTGGCTACAGAAAAGTGCGTATTAGAAGATGTGCCCCCTTTACGGGACGTAGATGTTATCTGTGAGGTTCTAACCAGCTTAGGAGCAGATGTAAAGCGGGTAAATAGAGAACAAATTGATATTAGAGCAAATGCAATAGATAATTATGAAGCTCCTTATGAGCTTGTTAGAAAAATGCGGGCTTCTTTTTTAGTGATGGGACCTTTATTGGCCCGGATGGGGAAGGCTAGAATTTCTATGCCTGGAGGCTGTGCTATTGGCACAAGACCCATAGATCTCCATTTAAAAGGCTTCAAAGCCCTGGGGGCAGAGATTACCTTAGGTCATGGCTTTGTAGAAGCAAAGGCCGATAAGCTAATAGGTAATAAAATTTATTTGGACTTTCCTAGTGTAGGTGCTACAGAAAATATTATGATGGCTGCTGTTTTAGCGGAAGGACAGACTATTATTGAAAATGCAGCAGAGGAACCAGAAATTACGGATTTAGCTAACTATTTAAATAAAATGGGTGCCCAAATCAAGGGGGCTGGAACAGATACCATAAAAATAATGGGGGTGGAAAGGCTAACCGGTACCACCCATACAGTCATACCCGATAGAATAGAGGCAGGAACCTATATGGTAGCTGCTGCCATGACGGGGGGCAACGTATTAGTAGATAATGTTATGGCGGATCATTTGAAGCCGGTTATTGCTAAGTTAAGGGAAATTGATGTAGAGCTTTATGAAGAAGGAAATGGTATAAGGGTTATAGGACCTAAAATACCAAAGGCAGTAGATATAAAAACCCTACCTTATCCAGGATTTCCTACGGATATGCAGGCTCAATTTATGGCATTATTAAGTGTTTCAAAGGGTACCAGTGTTATTATAGAAACGGTATTTGAAAATCGCTTTATGCATGTAAGTGAGTTAAAGAGGATGGGTGCTGATATTAAAATAGAAGGCAGAAGTGCTATTATAGAAGGCAAAAGGGAATTAACTGGCGCTCCGGTGAAGGCCACAGACCTTAGGGCAGGGGCGGCACTGATTTTAGCTGGTTTGGTATCGGATGGCATAACAGAAATCAGCAATATTGAGCATATTGAAAGAGGCTATGTAGATATTGAAAAGAAGCTTAGGGGCTTAGGTGCCAAGATTTATAGAACCGATGAAGGCCTCTCAGTGGAGTAAAAATCAGTTCTAAATCCTTCATTCTTATCATACCTTTAGTTAGTGAATAAAGAATAATGTAAAGTGGGAGATCTTCCATTTTTATTATTCATTAAGTACAGGGGGATAAGATAAATGAAGGGTATTTTTTTTGCTGGAATTTCACTTTTGACCACTGTTCTATTAATACCATTATTGATTATTAGCAGCTGTGATATGCAGGTTCCCCAGAGAAGAAGTATAAGTAGAGAGGAAGTAAGGGAGTCGGATTTAAAGATTAATGTCTTTAATCATGAAACTAAAGAAATTATGGAGCTATACCTAGAGGATTATATAAGCCTAGTAGTAGCATCGGAAATGCCCGCCAGCTTTGAACTAGAAGCCCTAAAGGCCCAGGCGGTGGCAGCTCGGACCTATGCTATCTGGAGGGAGATGACCCAGGGTAAAGAAGGACATCCCTCCCACCCTGGAGCCAGTGTTTGCACCAGTCATACCCATTGTCAGGAATGGTTATCTATAGAAGAGTTGAAGAATCGCCATGGGATGATATGGATGACAAGGTACTGGCCCAAAATTCAGGAGGCGGTGGCCTCTACTGCTGGCATTATTATGACCTATGAAATGCAGCCCATTGAACCCCTCTACCACTCCACCAGTGGAGGTAAAACAGAAAACTCTGAGGATGTTTTTGCTACAGCCATGCCTTATCTTAGAAGTGTTTCCAGTCCCTATGAAGAAAGATCTCCTGTACTCGTGGACACGAAGGAGGTTTCCATAGAAGACTTTATTAGAACTTTAAAAAGTAGGGAGCAAGACTTTCAAATTAATACTAGAAACATTGCTGGGCAAATAAAGATTTTAGAAAAAAATCAAGGGGGCAGCATAAGAAGAATTGAAGTTGGTAACAAGACCTTTACCGGGTCGGAAATTCGGAGGACATTTGATTTAAGATCCGCAGATTTTACTGTAGATGTTAAGGGGAATCAAATTGTATTCACTACTAGAGGCTATGGCCATGGAGTAGGTATGAGCCAATGGGGAGCCAATGGCATGGCAGAGCAGGGTAGTGACTTTAAAGGGATATTAAGCCACTATTATCAAGGGATTACTTTAAGTAAATTAACTAGCTACAGGCGATAAGATCAAGGTTAAGACTAAGGTTTAGTGAAGGCTAAATTTTGGTTTTGGCCTTGAATTTTTTACTTTTATAGAGGATTCCTTCATCTAGAATAAAAAAACTAAGCTTAAATCTAAAACTCAGGCTTAATTTCGTGTATAAATTACCGCAAATAGGTGATAATTACAGATGGAGGTGGAATTGTATGTCCTTTGAAAACGACAATAACAACAATAATAACAACAACAAAAAACAAAATAAATCCCTATACAGATTCCTAGACAAACAAGGATTTTATCTTATCTTATTATTATGTGTTTCTATTGTTCTAGTAACAGCTGTTTGGGTATCAAGGCAGGAAGAAGAATACTTTTTATCAGACGAAGATGTTAACCCCCTTGAAGAGGAATTTAACAGGGTGGAGGTAACACTAGTAGAAGAGGATGCTGATGAAGATGAAAATATTCAGGAGGCTGCTAACATAGGGGAGACAGAAGAACCAAAGGAAGCTCCAGCAGAAGTAGAAGTCCCTGCTGAAGAAACAGCTTTACAGGAGAAACCAAAACAACCTTTAGAATTAAAGGAAAGTCCTAAAAAGCAGGAGGAAGAACCTGCTACCACTACAACAGCCAAAGATTATATTATGACTCAGCCGGTGGTAGGGAAGGTAGGTCTGCCCTATGCAACAGACAGACTGGTGTATCATAAGACATTAGACCATTGGAGCACCCATAGAGGCATGGATATCCATGCAGAGGTGGGGGCCCCCGTCAGAGCTGTTCTAGATGGGGAAGTGGTGGAAGTAATAAATGACACAATTATGGGCATTACCATTACCCTGCAGCATGATGATGAACTATTGACTAGATACAGTAATTTATCCACTGATGCTATGGTAAAAATGGGACAAAGGGTAACAAAGGGTCAGGTTATTAGCGGTGTAGGCAGAACAGCTGCCATAAAGACAGAAGAAGGACCACTGTTACACTTTCAAGTCATTCTCAATGGGGAGACAGTAGATCCTCAAAATTATTTGCCAAAAATCAATTAAATATAGATAACATTCCCTCATTAAATAGGAAAGGGCAACAGAGAAGTATAACTACTGTTGCCCTTTACCTTTAAAATCCGTAAAAATAACAATTCTAAATCTCGACCTCCCCTCATATTTATAAGATAAGACATAAAATAGAGGGGGGTCACACAGTTGAAGGACTATATAGAAAAACGGGTTATGGATATAGCCCGGTATATTATTGAAGAAGAATCTACCGTCAGACAAACCGCTCGGGTATTTGGAGTTAGTAAAAGCACAGTTCATAAGGATGTTACTGAAAGACTTCCTAAGATAAACCCTCTAGTGGCAAATCAAGTAAAAGATATACTTGAAGTAAATAAAGCCGAGAGACATATAAGAGGTGGCAGAGCAACAAAGATGAAATATAAAAGTGATACACTAGTAGAAGCAAAAGGGTAAAAATCTCCTGTGAAAACAGGAGGTTTTGTCATTAAAAGAATAATTGTGAAAAATGGTAAAAAGAAAAGAGGATTTTGACAACAGATATAGAATATAAAAATGTTGTATGCTATAAAGCTCTAACGCTAACTAAAAATGAGAAGCGAAGGTGGGGGAGAAATGTTCGGATTCGGTTCAGATATCGGTATCGATTTAGGAACTGCCAGTGTGTTGGTCTTTGTAAAGGGCAAAGGGGTTGTAATGCAGGAGCCTTCAGTGGTAGCTATCGATAAAAATACCAATAGTGTATTGGCAGTGGGACAAGAGGCCCGTAGAATGTTGGGAAGAACACCAGGAAATATAGTAGCCATTAGACCCCTAAAGGACGGTGTTATTTCTGACTATGAAGTTACAGAAAAAATGTTAAAATATTTTATAAGCAAAACCGTAGGAAGAAAATGGATTTTTAAACCCAAAATCATCGTTTGTGTACCCAGTGGTGTAACAGAGGTGGAAAAAAGAGCTGTTATTGATGCCACCAATGAGGCTGGTGCTAAAACCACCTATTTAATAGAAGAGCCAATTGCTGCCGCCATTGGAGCTGGGTTAGATATTGCTCAACCAAATGGCCATATGATTGTAGATATTGGTGGAGGTACCAGTGATATTGCCGTCATCTCCTTAGGAGGAATTGTTGTAAGCAACTCTATTAAAATTGCTGGTGACAAATTTGATGAGGCCATTATACGGTATATGCGTAAGAAGCATAATATTATGATTGGTGAAAGAACAGCAGAAGAAATGAAGATACAAATTGGGGGAGCCTTCAAAAGAGATGAAGCAGTGGTTATGAATGTCCGTGGAAGAAACCTTGTATCTGGGTTGCCTGTGAATATAGAAGTCAGCAGTGATGAAATGGTGGAGGCATTAGAAGAAAGCGTAGCTGCCATAGCAGATGCTGTCCATGCTGTGCTGGAAAAAACACCTCCAGAGCTGGCCTCTGATATCGCCGACCAAGGTGTAATTATGACTGGTGGGGGAGCCTTGTTATGGGGTTTGGACAAGCTAATCTATGAAAGAACAGGGGTTCCTGTAAAGGTTGCGGAGGATGCGGTTTCTTGTGTAGCTAATGGTACTGGAAAGGCGTTGGATTCTTTACATATATTAGAAAATGAAATGAAGAACGGAAGAAGTAGAAGATAAGCAGGTAAAGGCGGAGGAATAATCTCCGTCTTTTTTTAAAATATAGGACTAAAGATTTGTAGTGAAGGAACCGATATAACTATTGTACCAATGTACTCTAATAAACGAGGTGAAAAGCCATGCTAAGGGGATTATATACAGCTGTATCAGCTATGGGAACCAGCCAAAACAAGTTAGATGTTGCATCCAATAATATCGCTAATGTCAATACCACTGGTTTTAAAAAGGATGTTGTTATAACAGAATCCTTTCCAGAGGTTTATATGAAAAAGCTTCATGGACATCTTCCAGTAGAAGCCTATAATCGAAATATTGCGGTAGATGTAGAAAGGGATGGCGAAGGCTTTCGGGTTTCTACAGGAAGCGGCTATTTTACTGCCGAGGGATCTTTAGGAAAGAGTCATAGCTCCACTACTAGCTTTGCAGTAGATGAGGAAGGTTATTTGCGAACCTATGATAGAAATATTCATGGTCAATTGGATACCTCCCAAGGCAACTATATACTGGATAACAATGGAAACAGGATATTGGTGGGGAACAACAATATTGATGTGAATCAGCAGGGACAAGTAATGGCCAATGGTGAAATAGTGGCAAATTTGCTTTCACGGCCAGGCTTTAATACGATAGGTACTATAAATAGCGGACTTCGCCTTGAAAAAATAGAAACCTACTTTAACCAAGGGACCATAGAAGAAACAGGGAATCCCTTGGACATTACCATACAAGGCAATGGTTTTTTTAGAATTAATACTCCCCAAGGGGAAATGTATACCCGAAATGGTAACTTTACACTAAATACCAACGGACAAATCGTCACAAAAGAAGGATATTTATTAATGGGAGAGTTTGGACCTATTACTTTAGGTGAGGATTTTGATAGAGGTGGCTTCAGAATTAACGAAGATGGTGCTATTATTTTAGACAATATGTTTTTAAATCAAATAGATATTGTTAATATTACCAATACCAATGTATTAAGAAAATACGGAGAAGGCTATTATCAAATAGGGGAAGGGTTGCAACCACAACTTGAACCCTTTGATGGGAAAATACTACAGGGTTTTCTAGAGGGCTCCAATGTTAACCCTATCGAAGAAATGGTCAACATGATTTCTGTACTACGACTTTATGAATCTAACCAAAAAGTGGTACAAGCCTATGATGAAATATTACAGAAGGCTGTAAATGATATCGGGAGAGTTTAAAAAGCAATGAAGAATGAAGAATGAAAAATGAATAATGAAAGTCAAAGGCAAAAGATTAAAACCTCACACTTGATTCTATAAGAATTTTTAGTTTTGGCTGATATCAATCAATGATTAAAAATCAAAGATTGCATACTAGGAAAAGGACTGAAGGTTTTAAAAGATTTTCCATTATTCATTATTCACTATTAACTATTCATTAAGATTTTAAAAGGGGGAGATTAATGTGCGTGCTTTATGGACAGCGGCTTCGGGAATGAAATCACAGCAGTTAAATCTTGATACTATTGCCAACAACCTGGCAAACGTCAATACAACAGGATATAAAAGGCAGAAGGTGGAGTTTAAGGACTTATTATATACCACCATGAAAAGATCTGATTTAAATGAAGGAATAGGGAGTCCTGTAAACCTACAGGTGGGTCATGGAGTGATGCCTATGGCAACCTCTAGAATTTTTACCAATGGGAACCTAGAGCAGACAGAAAACCCCCTAGATTTAGCTATAGAAGGGGAAGGTTTTTTTGCCGTGGAAACCCCTGCAGGGGAGATTGTATACACGAGGGATGGAAACTTTAAACTCAGTGTTGATATGGATGAGATGTGGCTGGTAACGGCAGAGGGATATATGGTATTATCAGAATTTGATGCTGAAATCGTCTTTATGGAGGGAATGAAAAACATAAACATTTCTGAAATGGGCACCATTACAGCAGAAAATGAGGATGGGGAGATTGAGGAGATTGCCACCATTAAGCTGGTTAAATTCATCAATCCTGAAGGTTTGGAAAATATAGGCAGAAATCTATATAAGGAGACAATAGCCTCTGGAGAGGCAATTTCTATGGAGGATGAAAACAGAACCAGCACTGTCCGTCAAGGCTACCTAGAAACCTCCAATGTCCAAGTAATTGATGAGATGGTTCGCATGATCACAGCCCAAAGGGCTTATGAAATTAATTCAAAGACCATTCAAACCGCCGATGATATGCTGGGAATGGCAAATAACCTAAAAAGATAGCGTAAAAAATGTAAAATCAAAAATTTAAAATGAATAATAAAAAATGCAAAATGAAAAATAAAGGTTAAAACCAACTTCTCTAGAATAATTCATTTTCTCTAGGGATGTACTTATTAATTTTGCATTTTACATTTTAAATTTTAAATTTTGCCCCGCAAGGGGCGTCGAAAGGTTGGTTCCCTATGAAAATAAATCATCCTTATATAAATATAGATAACATATCTAAACTAGAAAATATGAAAACCCCTGAAGATGATCAAAAGTTATTAGAGGTTTGCAGGGAGTTTGAGTCAATTTTCTTAAATACCATGCTTAAACAAATGCGACGAACTGTTCCTGATGGAGGACTGACGGAAAAGAGCTTTGCCCGTGATATGTATGAATCCCTACAGGACGAAGAGATGGCTAAGGAAATGGCCAGGGGGAAAGGTATCGGTCTTGCCCAAGAACTATATAAGCAGCTGTCTAAGAAATAATGAATAATGAAAAGGAATAAAGACGATGAATAAGGGCAATGAATAATGTATAATGAATAACCAATAGAACAATGAATAATGTAAAATGAATAATGTAAAATGAATAATGAATAATGAGAGTCAAGTTCATTGAAAGCAAAGATTAATAATTTTTTGCTTTTAGTTTTGTTTTTTTCATTATTCATTATTCACTATTCATTAATCATTCTGCCATAGGCAGCAAGAAAGGTGTGACTTATTATGGAACTAAATGTTATGGAAATACAAAAGAAAATACCCCATCGTTATCCCTTTTTATTGGTGGATAAAATCCTTGAGATGGAGGCAGGAAAATCTGCTGTAGGCATAAAAAATGTCACTATTAATGAACCTTTTTTCCAAGGTCATTTCCCCCAAATGCCCATCATGCCAGGAGTCCTCATTGTAGAAGCGTTGGCCCAAGTAGCAGGATTGACCTGTGTGGTGGGAGAAGAAAGTGAAGGGAAAATAGGGGTTTTTACAGGGATTGACAACTGTAAGTTTAGAAAACAGGTGGGCCCTGGAGACATTTTAAGACTAGAA from Natronincola ferrireducens carries:
- the spoIID gene encoding stage II sporulation protein D, which gives rise to MKGIFFAGISLLTTVLLIPLLIISSCDMQVPQRRSISREEVRESDLKINVFNHETKEIMELYLEDYISLVVASEMPASFELEALKAQAVAARTYAIWREMTQGKEGHPSHPGASVCTSHTHCQEWLSIEELKNRHGMIWMTRYWPKIQEAVASTAGIIMTYEMQPIEPLYHSTSGGKTENSEDVFATAMPYLRSVSSPYEERSPVLVDTKEVSIEDFIRTLKSREQDFQINTRNIAGQIKILEKNQGGSIRRIEVGNKTFTGSEIRRTFDLRSADFTVDVKGNQIVFTTRGYGHGVGMSQWGANGMAEQGSDFKGILSHYYQGITLSKLTSYRR
- a CDS encoding M23 family metallopeptidase; the encoded protein is MSFENDNNNNNNNNKKQNKSLYRFLDKQGFYLILLLCVSIVLVTAVWVSRQEEEYFLSDEDVNPLEEEFNRVEVTLVEEDADEDENIQEAANIGETEEPKEAPAEVEVPAEETALQEKPKQPLELKESPKKQEEEPATTTTAKDYIMTQPVVGKVGLPYATDRLVYHKTLDHWSTHRGMDIHAEVGAPVRAVLDGEVVEVINDTIMGITITLQHDDELLTRYSNLSTDAMVKMGQRVTKGQVISGVGRTAAIKTEEGPLLHFQVILNGETVDPQNYLPKIN
- the flgG gene encoding flagellar basal-body rod protein FlgG, with translation MRALWTAASGMKSQQLNLDTIANNLANVNTTGYKRQKVEFKDLLYTTMKRSDLNEGIGSPVNLQVGHGVMPMATSRIFTNGNLEQTENPLDLAIEGEGFFAVETPAGEIVYTRDGNFKLSVDMDEMWLVTAEGYMVLSEFDAEIVFMEGMKNINISEMGTITAENEDGEIEEIATIKLVKFINPEGLENIGRNLYKETIASGEAISMEDENRTSTVRQGYLETSNVQVIDEMVRMITAQRAYEINSKTIQTADDMLGMANNLKR
- the mreB gene encoding rod shape-determining protein, with amino-acid sequence MFGFGSDIGIDLGTASVLVFVKGKGVVMQEPSVVAIDKNTNSVLAVGQEARRMLGRTPGNIVAIRPLKDGVISDYEVTEKMLKYFISKTVGRKWIFKPKIIVCVPSGVTEVEKRAVIDATNEAGAKTTYLIEEPIAAAIGAGLDIAQPNGHMIVDIGGGTSDIAVISLGGIVVSNSIKIAGDKFDEAIIRYMRKKHNIMIGERTAEEMKIQIGGAFKRDEAVVMNVRGRNLVSGLPVNIEVSSDEMVEALEESVAAIADAVHAVLEKTPPELASDIADQGVIMTGGGALLWGLDKLIYERTGVPVKVAEDAVSCVANGTGKALDSLHILENEMKNGRSRR
- the spoIIID gene encoding sporulation transcriptional regulator SpoIIID — encoded protein: MKDYIEKRVMDIARYIIEEESTVRQTARVFGVSKSTVHKDVTERLPKINPLVANQVKDILEVNKAERHIRGGRATKMKYKSDTLVEAKG
- a CDS encoding flagellar hook-basal body protein: MLRGLYTAVSAMGTSQNKLDVASNNIANVNTTGFKKDVVITESFPEVYMKKLHGHLPVEAYNRNIAVDVERDGEGFRVSTGSGYFTAEGSLGKSHSSTTSFAVDEEGYLRTYDRNIHGQLDTSQGNYILDNNGNRILVGNNNIDVNQQGQVMANGEIVANLLSRPGFNTIGTINSGLRLEKIETYFNQGTIEETGNPLDITIQGNGFFRINTPQGEMYTRNGNFTLNTNGQIVTKEGYLLMGEFGPITLGEDFDRGGFRINEDGAIILDNMFLNQIDIVNITNTNVLRKYGEGYYQIGEGLQPQLEPFDGKILQGFLEGSNVNPIEEMVNMISVLRLYESNQKVVQAYDEILQKAVNDIGRV
- a CDS encoding rod-binding protein, producing the protein MKINHPYINIDNISKLENMKTPEDDQKLLEVCREFESIFLNTMLKQMRRTVPDGGLTEKSFARDMYESLQDEEMAKEMARGKGIGLAQELYKQLSKK
- the fabZ gene encoding 3-hydroxyacyl-ACP dehydratase FabZ, translated to MELNVMEIQKKIPHRYPFLLVDKILEMEAGKSAVGIKNVTINEPFFQGHFPQMPIMPGVLIVEALAQVAGLTCVVGEESEGKIGVFTGIDNCKFRKQVGPGDILRLEVTITAFRRGIGKAEGKAYVGEELACSANLTFAMVEQK